Proteins encoded together in one Marinithermus hydrothermalis DSM 14884 window:
- a CDS encoding FKBP-type peptidyl-prolyl cis-trans isomerase has translation MKASTNTVVSFEYTLRVDGEVVDQGQLAYLHGQNQIIEGLEEAIEGREAGEAFAVTVGPEKAYGERNPDSVQVVPLSAFPDDAIVAPGEQFYAEDAAGNPMPLTVVGVDGEQVTVDFNHPLAGKTLEFDVKIREVREATPEELAHGHVHDPDSPAH, from the coding sequence ATGAAAGCTAGCACAAATACGGTCGTTTCGTTTGAGTACACCCTTCGGGTCGACGGCGAGGTCGTCGACCAGGGGCAGCTGGCCTACCTGCACGGCCAGAACCAGATCATCGAGGGCCTCGAGGAGGCCATCGAGGGTCGCGAGGCCGGGGAGGCCTTCGCGGTGACGGTGGGGCCGGAGAAGGCCTACGGGGAACGCAACCCCGATAGCGTGCAGGTCGTGCCCCTCTCGGCTTTTCCCGACGATGCGATCGTCGCGCCTGGGGAGCAGTTCTACGCCGAGGACGCCGCGGGGAACCCCATGCCCCTCACCGTCGTGGGGGTGGACGGGGAGCAGGTGACGGTGGACTTCAACCATCCGCTCGCGGGCAAGACCTTGGAGTTCGACGTGAAGATCCGCGAGGTTCGCGAGGCCACCCCGGAAGAGCTGGCGCACGGTCACGTACACGATCCGGACAGCCCTGCGCACTAA
- a CDS encoding class I SAM-dependent methyltransferase: MDLHRLRQEFDAWAHQYDATVTEAEWGFERYDEILDRVVELAAVPPGGRVLDLGTGTGNLAGRFLDRGVEVTGVDLSQKMLQRAKAKYPTLETVEGHFEDLSRVRGLYDAIVSSYALHHIPDERKARVLQHLQRFLKPGGRIVIADYAFQNVQHREQVRAELLASGREHWWREIEQEYYADLAYLFELLCDSPCEVQREQWTPFVWILTLIPQPTR; this comes from the coding sequence ATGGACCTACACCGCCTTCGCCAAGAGTTCGACGCCTGGGCCCACCAGTACGACGCGACAGTCACCGAGGCCGAATGGGGGTTTGAACGTTACGACGAGATCCTGGACCGCGTGGTCGAGCTCGCCGCCGTTCCCCCCGGGGGGCGGGTCCTGGACCTAGGGACCGGGACCGGAAACCTTGCCGGACGGTTCTTAGACCGGGGCGTCGAGGTGACCGGCGTGGACCTCTCCCAAAAGATGCTCCAGCGCGCAAAGGCCAAGTACCCCACCCTCGAGACCGTCGAGGGGCATTTCGAGGACCTCTCGCGCGTGCGGGGCCTGTACGACGCGATCGTCTCGAGCTACGCCCTACACCACATCCCCGACGAGCGCAAGGCCCGGGTCCTGCAGCACCTGCAGCGCTTCCTCAAGCCGGGTGGGCGCATCGTCATCGCCGACTACGCCTTCCAGAACGTGCAGCACCGCGAGCAAGTGCGCGCAGAACTCCTCGCGAGCGGCCGGGAGCACTGGTGGCGCGAGATCGAACAGGAGTACTACGCTGACCTCGCGTACCTCTTCGAACTCTTGTGCGACTCCCCCTGCGAGGTGCAGCGCGAGCAATGGACCCCGTTCGTGTGGATCCTGACGCTCATCCCCCAACCCACCCGCTAA